A stretch of Aerococcus urinaehominis DNA encodes these proteins:
- a CDS encoding histidine phosphatase family protein, producing MASKGVTIYFMRHGETYLNHYHRMQGWADAPLTEKGKRDAIRSGRGLSDVRFDSVYTSDLQRTVATAELILQENHASDPDLPIIKKEAFRELFFGSFEGLEAGPIWAEVAKRVHGDNADGIFAASNQLKDGGSIVKKEMDIMKELDPTHDAENFKEFWLRVELGLIDVITKHRETDQNILIVSHGMTIRNMINELVPEFEIDSMLDNASVSIVRYQDGLYHLEAYNQTDHFAIEEASRRVEEE from the coding sequence ATGGCTTCAAAAGGTGTGACAATTTATTTTATGCGCCATGGTGAAACTTATCTCAACCACTACCATCGCATGCAGGGTTGGGCGGATGCTCCCCTGACTGAAAAAGGGAAAAGAGATGCAATTCGGTCTGGTCGTGGCCTATCTGATGTTCGCTTTGATTCGGTTTATACCAGTGATTTACAGCGAACTGTAGCTACTGCAGAGTTAATTCTACAAGAAAATCATGCTTCAGACCCCGACTTGCCAATAATCAAAAAAGAAGCCTTCCGTGAGTTGTTCTTTGGATCATTCGAGGGACTTGAAGCAGGTCCTATTTGGGCTGAAGTAGCCAAGCGCGTTCATGGGGATAATGCTGATGGTATTTTTGCAGCCTCTAACCAGTTGAAGGATGGGGGATCAATTGTTAAAAAAGAAATGGATATCATGAAGGAATTAGATCCCACTCATGATGCTGAAAACTTTAAGGAATTTTGGTTACGAGTTGAATTAGGTCTCATCGATGTTATTACTAAACACCGTGAAACTGATCAAAATATTTTAATTGTATCTCATGGTATGACAATTCGTAATATGATAAATGAACTGGTACCTGAATTTGAAATTGATTCAATGTTAGATAATGCTTCAGTTTCCATCGTACGTTATCAAGATGGCCTCTACCATCTAGAGGCCTATAACCAAACCGACCATTTTGCTATAGAGGAGGCTAGCCGTCGAGTTGAAGAAGAATAA